In one window of Electrophorus electricus isolate fEleEle1 chromosome 15, fEleEle1.pri, whole genome shotgun sequence DNA:
- the espnlb gene encoding espin-like protein translates to MVLHTVIQAAREGDVEALRALLESNGLSPTITDAQGATPVHHAARCGQLCCLCFLVGEAHLSIHARTRNGATAAHDAAATGHTRELKWLLGHRGCRLEDQDGEGATALHLAARFGHTDTMRWLLSVGGSTELETHCNALPVHYAAASGNLTCVKLLLAHSPWCVDHQMATGATPLYLACQEGHLHVVEYLVKDCGSDVRLRTRDGMSVLHAATHMGHHALVVWLASFTDIDLSCQDENGATVLHFAASEGHHRILERLLLMGAKVLRDRWGGTPLHDAAENGEMECCSVLLANHVSPVEKDADGFSAVDLAEYHGHGDCAMLLCSAQLQGSVDSVLSSDIIFKEEERALFGTADHLQKVPDKSSGTSTRAPMDKSEHGQLLKEEPPQLCPTPACPDSSSPRSIRTAATSFQNVQMASAAVSSFTTRRHPEENEAPMPQTKSPRLWRHAGISAVFTGHAINKREMKMADLMEEVNFADIDSLVPTYDEHGRPIPEWKRQVLVRKLQARLQDEDDQQRKVNIAKDKYMDCWRYSKVHNAILGPFGELLTEDDLVYLEGQIETVSLQKKCQAYELELARLVEELQVVLPAPIVNISINTHFQQQPNTADSLALPMWCSRISGVVKSMSLLLSNLKGRDSEGGECKMPSTELTSVFTTQPEKQTSVKGSRETVEMEIQLSGVSVRNLRSNFESQIGNIYPFSGMLNNASRANTKQQNMSNFPPGHEPEVSAIQDLNLINDSSITCKFNESKEAAKVKETTGLRKERIVVLFLSHWKKSAYAMSVRAKLRQDLNTQSSAENHGVTLPVPHPKNGSLYHLYRQRTTIDKMICNWRAIIARVPSRQIHSLQRKRVTYSPEQFLPRVDGATVPYDSLTLELFMLGYFHILEQDLPSEERKMRHLLCFEVFDHLGAFSWEMVRDFHRAVLRDIEAGNREWGDGFEDIKTQFFGTRGNVPSPKAPDDPAVMAVPRVIEKNAVQDERAHSTGGKTDFSYIANNEMCKYIDRSFAFWKEKEAELFDFER, encoded by the exons ATGGTGCTCCACACAGTTATCCAGGCAGCACGGGAGGGGGATGTGGAGGCTCTAAGAGCACTGCTCGAGTCGAACGGCCTCAGCCCCACTATCACTGATGCCCAGGGTGCCACGCCCGTTCACCACGCTGCCCGCTGTGGCCAACTCTGCTGTCTGTGCTTTCTGGTGGGCGAGGCCCACCTCTCCATCCATGCCCGCACCAGGAATGGGGCCACGGCTGCCCACGATGCCGCTGCCACGGGGCACACCCGGGAACTGAAGTGGCTCCTGGGACACAGGGGCTGCAGGCTTGAG GATCAGGACGGGGAAGGAGCAACTGCCCTGCACTTGGCAGCGAGGTTTGGTCACACTGACACCATGCGGTGGTTACTGTCTGTAGGGGGCAGCACCGAGCTCGAGACGCACTGCAATGCACTTCCAGTCCACTACGCTGCTGCCAGTGGAAATCTCACCTGTGTCAAATTGCTTCTGGCCCATTCTCCATG gtgtgtggacCATCAGATGGCTACCGGGGCCACACCCCTGTACCTGGCCTGCCAAGAGGGGCACCTGCATGTGGTGGAGTACCTGGTGAAAGATTGCGGCTCAGATGTGCGTCTGAGGACACGAGACGGCATGAGTGTCCTCCACGCCGCGACCCACATGGGCCACCATGCCCTGGTCGTCTGGCTG GCGTCCTTCACTGATATAGATCTGTCATGTCAGGACGAGAACGGTGCCACTGTCCTGCACTTCGCTGCCAGCGAGGGGCACCATCGCATCCTGGAACGACTGTTGCTGATGGGTGCCAAGGTCCTGCGGGACCGCTGGGGCGGGACCCCCCTGCACGATGCTGCAGAAAACGGAGAAATGGAG TGCTGCAGCGTTCTGCTGGCCAATCACGTCAGCCCGGTGGAGAAGGACGCGGATGGTTTCAGCGCGGTGGACCTCGCAGAGTACCACGGCCATGGCGACTGCGCCATGCTACTCTGCTCTGCTCAG CTTCAAGGTTCAGTGGACAGTGTCCTTTCATCAGACATTATTTTCAAAGAAGAGGAAAGGGCTCTGTTTGGTACTGCCGATCACCTCCAAAAGGTCCCAGACAAGTCCAGTGGAACAAGCACAAGGGCTCCGATGGACAAGAGTGAG CATGGG CAGTTGCTGAAGGAGGAGCCACCCCAACTCTGCCCCACCCCAGCGTGCCCTGACTCCTCCTCTCCACGCTCCATCAGAACTGCAGCCACCTCctttcaaaatgtacaaatggcTTCTGCAG CTGTGTCCTCTTTCACCACAAGGAGGCACCCTGAGGAGAATGAGGCACCAATGCCTCAGACAAAGTCCCCAAGGTTGTGGAGACATGCGGGAATTTCGGCAGTCTTCACTGGACATGCAATAAAT aaaagagaaatgaaaatggCTGACCTGATGGAGGAGGTAAATTTTGCTGACATTGACTCACTGGTTCCCACCTACGATGAGCACGGAAGACCCATTCCTGAGTGGAAACGGCAGGTGCTGGTGCGGAAGCTCCAGGCACGGCTACAGGATGAGGATGATCAACAGCGAAAGGTAAATATT GCTAAAGACAAATATATGGATTGCTGGAGGTACTCAAAGGTACACAATGCCATATTGGGTCCCTTTGGTGAGTTGTTAACAGAGGATGATTTGGTGTACTTGGAAGGACAGATTGAGACTGTGTCCCTTCAGAAGAAGTGTCAGGCCTATGAGCTGGAGTTGGCCCGTCTGGTCGAGGAGCTCCAAGTTGTCCTCCCTGCTCCCATTGTCAACATCTCCATCAACACTCACTTCCAGCAGCAGCCAAACACGGCAGACTCTCTCGCTCTGCCCATGTGGTGCAGCCGCATCTCGGGGGTGGTAAAGAGCATGTCTCTGCTTCTGAGCAACCTCAAGGGCAGAGACAGTGAGGGTGGTGAGTGCAAAATGCCCAGCACAGAACTGACATCGGTCTTCACCACGCAGCCAGAAAAACAAACCTCTGTCAAGGGCAGCAGAGAAACAGTGGAAATGGAGATCCAGCTATCTGGAGTTTCAGTGAGAAATTTAAGGTCTAATTTTGAGAGTCAGATAGGAAATATCTACCCATTCTCTGGAATGTTAAACAATGCATCTAGGGCTAAtacaaagcaacaaaacatGTCTAACTTCCCACCAGGACATGAGCCAGAAGTAAGTGCTATCCAAGACCTGAATCTCATTAATGACAGCAGCATTACATGCAAGTTCAATGAGAGCAAGGAAGCAGCTAAAGTTAAAGAAACCACAGGCTTGCGTAAAGAGCGAATTGTTGTCCTGTTCTTGAGCCACTGGAAAAAGTCTGCCTATGCTATGTCTGTGAGAGCCAAACTGAGACAAGATCTCaacacacagagctcagcagAGAACCATGGTGTGACACTCCCAGTTCCTCATCCAAAGAATGGCTCATTGTATCACCTCTACAGGCAAAGGACCACCATAGACAAAATGATTTGCAACTGGAGGGCCATCATTGCCAGGGTTCCTTCACGCCAGATCCATAGCCTCCAAAGAAAGCGGGTCACCTACTCCCCTGAGCAGTTTCTCCCACGAGTGGATGGTGCAACTGTGCCTTACGACAGCCTGACCCTGGAACTCTTCATGCTGGGCTACTTCCACATCCTGGAGCAGGACCTGCCATCTGAGGAGCGAAAGATGAGGCACTTGCTCTGCTTTGAAGTGTTTGACCACCTAGGGGCTTTCTCCTGGGAGATGGTGAGGGACTTCCATCGGGCTGTGCTGAGAGATATCGAGGCTGGCAACCGGGAGTGGGGTGATGGCTTTGAAGATATCAAGACTCAGTTCTTTGGGACAAGAGGAAACGTTCCATCCCCCAAGGCCCCAGATGACCCTGCAGTTATGGCAGTCCCCAGAGTCATTGAAAAGAATGCTGTGCAAGATGAGAGGGCCCACAGCACAGGTGGGAAGACAGACTTCTCATATATCGCTAACAATGAAATGTGCAAATACATAGACCGTAGCTTTGCATTCTGGAAGGAAAAAGAAGCTGAGCTGTTTGACTTTGAACGATAG
- the rab6bb gene encoding RAB6B, member RAS oncogene family b, translated as MYGLRFNVQKKLAGFVSVNINDTRRIAKVAQAYWNADLTSQSSAATSIDSVHGDYPSAFLQDWWDLYILIHHNCAIRTTMSMGSDFGNPLRKFKLVFLGEQSVGKTSLITRFMYDSFDNTYQATIGIDFLSKTMYLEDRTVRLQLWDTAGQERFRSLIPSYIRDSTVAVVVYDITNVNSFQLTSKWIDDVRTERGSDVIIMLVGNKTDLEEKRQITIEEGEQRAKELNVMFIETSAKTGSNVKQLFRRVAAALPGMESLDDTNKEGMIDIKLDKPQDPPATESGCSC; from the exons ATGTATGGCCTGCGGTTTAATGTTCAGAAGAAGCTTGCGGGCTTCGTTTCCGTAAACATTAATGATACTAGGCGTATAGCGAAAGTTGCGCAGGCGTACTGGAATGCAGACTTGACATCGCAAAGCAGTGCTGCAACATCCATCGATTCGGTGCACGGAGATTATCCATCTGCATTTTTGCAAGACTGGTGGGACCTGTACATATTAATCCATCACAACTGTGCAATCAGAACAACCATGTCCATGGGAAGTGACTTTGGAAATCCTTTACGGAAAttcaaacttgtttttttaGGGGAGCAAAGCG TTGGAAAGACATCATTGATAACGCGATTTATGTATGACAGCTTTGACAACACTTACCAG gcAACTATTGGGATTGACTTTTTATCAAAAACCATGTATCTGGAGGATCGAACT GTAAGGTTACAGCTGTGGGACACTGCAGGTCAAGAACGTTTCAGGAGTCTCATCCCCAGCTATATCCGAGATTCCACAGTGGCTGTGGTTGTGTATGATATCACAA ATGTGAACTCCTTTCAACTGACCTCGAAGTGGATTGATGATGTCCggacagagagggggagtgatGTTATCATTATGCTAGTGGGCAACAAAACAGACTTGGAGGAGAAGAG GCAAATCACAATTGAGGAAGGTGAGCAGAGGGCCAAAGAGCTGAACGTGATGTTCATTGAGACTAGTGCTAAAACAGGCAGCAACGTGAAGCAG CTGTTCAGGCGAGTGgctgctgctcttcctgggATGGAGAGCCTGGATGACACTAACAAAGAGGGTA TGATTGACATCAAGTTAGACAAACCACAGGATCCTCCTGCCACTGAAAGTGGATGCTCCTGTTAG